In Clostridia bacterium, the genomic stretch CTGCAAAAAATTCCTTTTATTTTTTCTTTTTTATAGGTCTCGTATATACTACCTCCCATGCTTTCAATACACTTAGAAATATTCGCTGTTGATGAATCTTCCGCGAAACATTTTTGCATTGTATCTGTTCTTAATTTGTCAAATTCAGATATCCTTTCAAGGGTGTTTATTGAATATGTTTTCCACCATTTTAATATGCTAAAGAGTGGTTTACATATTTTTTTATGTTTAACACAGTAATATGTAGTATATACAGGCATAATCAAAGTTGCTAAATCTGAATGCGTCGTTGCCCTGCAAGAGCGCATCGTTCTTGATAATATAATTTGAAGCAATTGCTTAATAGCTTCATCTTCTATGCCTTCTATTATCTCATTAACAAAGTATATTTCTTTTCGTGTTGTTTCAAAAAACCACTTATCTAAAAACGATGTTTGTGACACTTCAAGAGATACCCCGTGCTTTTTAGCTAGAATCTCAAAATATGGCAAAAACATCTCTGCTTTTTCTTCACCATATTCCTTCTCATTTATCTCTTTCTTATATACTCTTTTTTTGAATTCCGGCGAAGGAAAATAAATTGAATTAAAGCTGTATAGCTTCTCAAGCAATTCTTCGTCGAATTCAGCAATTCCAAGTGTCTTTTCATAAGACTCCAGTTTGCTTGTAATAAAATCAACAGCTTTTTTTAGTTTTATATAATCATACTTTTTTACCTTACAATTTGATATTTGAGAATTGAAAGATGATATGTCTATCCCTACTGCATGCATGCCCAATTCATTCGCTTGAACAAGCGTTGTTCCGCTGCCGCAAAATGGATCAAGGATAATGTCTCCTTTATGAAAGTAAACTTCAGACTTAAAAGAATCAACATGGTCATCTAAAAAATATTCTACTAATTGAGGAATGTACTTTCCTTTATATGGATGTAGCCTGTGGACATGCTTTGTCGTTTCCTTTTCCTTATACCCATCAAAAGAAAGCTCCCAATTAACATCATCTCCGAGAATATTTTTCCATTCGATTTCTTTTCTGCCTTTAAATGATTTATAATAGCTCTCTAATTGATTTTTATCTACGCAAATAACGCCGTTTTTTTCAATTTTATCTATTCTTCCATACTGAATTAAATATGAGATATTTGATTCGGTAACTTTTTTACTCGTAAACTCAGTAGCAAAAGCGCTTGCTTCATGTATTGTTAAAAAGCTCATATTAAAACTCCATATTCATATTTTATTATAATCAAATTATATATCTATTTCACACTTTACTCAATACTTTTAATTATTACAGCATTATTCAAGCGCATTTATACATTTTTAAAATTTCAAACTTTTAAAAAAAACATATTGACAAGACGGCGGCAATTTGATATATTTATTAAGCGCATTGAACGAAATAAATGAGCTTGATACGCTGGTGTAGCTCAACAGGCAGAGCAACTGACTTGTAATCAGTAGGTTGATGGTTCAATTCCGTTCACCAGCTCCATATCCGGGGGGGTTCCCGAGTGGCCAAAGGGGGCAGACTGTAAATCTGTTGTCACTGACTTCGGTGGTTCGAATCCACCTCCCCCCACCATAAAAAAGACATCCGGCCGGCTGTCTTTTTTGTTTTCTAAATCTTTCTGGAGGTATTGAAAATGCATAATAAGGCTTCCTACCGTAAAGACGAGGTGTTCTGCGAGCCGATACACGTGCCGTATCATGAATGCGACGGCTTCCGCAATTTCCGCCTTTCGGCGCTTTTGGCGCACATGTCCACGATAGCCGGCGAGGATTATGATGATCGCGGCTTTCCGCACGACTGGCTGTGGGACAACGGCATGGTCTTTCTCGTTTCCCGCCTGGCTTTAAGAGTCATACGAAACATAAAAAAGGACGAGGAGATCACTCTCGCAACATACGAGCGCGGTCTCAAAGGCGCAACCTTCAACAGAAATTACGAATTCATAGACGCAGACGGCAATACCGCCGTCGAGTGCAAGTCCGTATGGATACTTTGCAACCCCGAAACGCGCATGGTTTTAAAGCCCAAGGCTTTTCCTCGCACGCCGCTGCAAAATTGGGACAAGCTTCCCGACTGTCCCGAGGCCGAAAGGCTCAAAATGCCCAACGACGCCGAATTTTTGGGCGACCGCAGGATAGTTCTCTCCGATATCGACTGGAACGGTCACCTTTTTAATGCATATTACTGCGATATATCGCTTGATTTTCTGCCATTGGGGCTCGTAGAGCGCGGCGTTCGCGATCTCGTAATAAACTTCCAGCACGAGGCCGTTTTGGGCGATTCGCTAAAAATATACGGGAAAATCGAAGGCGACTGCGCCACGGTCTATGGCATAAAGGAGGGCGAAAACACGCCCTGCTATATCTGCCGCTTCACGTTCGGACTTCCTGATGAGAATATTTAATAAATCATGCGTTTTTGTTCATTATTTGATAATAATATTATAGATAATATTATTAAACGCATCGCCCTCAAAAAAGGAGAAAAAGAATGAACAATGCAGGTCCTTCCGATATAAGGCGAAAGAAATCACGGCGAAAAAGGCGCAGATTCCCCGCCGTTTTAGCGATAATATTTGTGGCCGCCGCCGCATTTTTA encodes the following:
- a CDS encoding site-specific DNA-methyltransferase, encoding MSFLTIHEASAFATEFTSKKVTESNISYLIQYGRIDKIEKNGVICVDKNQLESYYKSFKGRKEIEWKNILGDDVNWELSFDGYKEKETTKHVHRLHPYKGKYIPQLVEYFLDDHVDSFKSEVYFHKGDIILDPFCGSGTTLVQANELGMHAVGIDISSFNSQISNCKVKKYDYIKLKKAVDFITSKLESYEKTLGIAEFDEELLEKLYSFNSIYFPSPEFKKRVYKKEINEKEYGEEKAEMFLPYFEILAKKHGVSLEVSQTSFLDKWFFETTRKEIYFVNEIIEGIEDEAIKQLLQIILSRTMRSCRATTHSDLATLIMPVYTTYYCVKHKKICKPLFSILKWWKTYSINTLERISEFDKLRTDTMQKCFAEDSSTANISKCIESMGGSIYETYKKEKIKGIFCSPPYVGIIDYHEQHAYAYELFGFTRNDNLEIGSMQKGRNRAAQKKYVEDISQVLINCKQYLSDDYEVFIVANDKFGLYETIAKNAGMKIVDTFKRPVLNRTEKDKNAYSESIFRMKEGV
- a CDS encoding acyl carrier protein, translated to MHNKASYRKDEVFCEPIHVPYHECDGFRNFRLSALLAHMSTIAGEDYDDRGFPHDWLWDNGMVFLVSRLALRVIRNIKKDEEITLATYERGLKGATFNRNYEFIDADGNTAVECKSVWILCNPETRMVLKPKAFPRTPLQNWDKLPDCPEAERLKMPNDAEFLGDRRIVLSDIDWNGHLFNAYYCDISLDFLPLGLVERGVRDLVINFQHEAVLGDSLKIYGKIEGDCATVYGIKEGENTPCYICRFTFGLPDENI